A genomic region of Catalinimonas niigatensis contains the following coding sequences:
- a CDS encoding NAD-dependent succinate-semialdehyde dehydrogenase: MSMQSTNPLNNKVIKEFEEHSDAQIEEILQKADATYYQWRKTSFEERSKLMHKAADVLRNNKDKYAQIMTDEMGKTKQQAIAEVEKCALCCEYYAEHAAKFLADEPLPIDEGEAYIAYDPMGAVLAIMPWNFPYWQVIRFAAPALMAGNVGILKHASNVPQCALALEEVFREAGFPPGCFQSLLIPSKKVNHLLEDPRIKAATLTGSEGAGSKVAAKAGQELKKTVLELGGSDPFIVLADADVEKAATTAVKARMQNCGQSCIAAKRFIVVQEVYDQFIAVFKEKMAALKQGDPNEEGTDYGPMAREDLADELLEQVKKSVEKGAEVLLGGDRPVREGAFFNATILGKLKPGMPAYDEELFGPVASVFKVKDEEEAILIANDSPYGLGGCVWTKDIEKGKRFVRQVDSGAVYINKMVASHPALPFGGVKKSGYGRELSHLGIREFVNQKTVWLEK, from the coding sequence ATGTCAATGCAAAGTACCAATCCACTGAATAATAAAGTGATCAAAGAATTTGAAGAGCATAGCGACGCACAGATTGAAGAAATCCTGCAAAAAGCTGATGCCACCTATTACCAATGGCGTAAAACTTCTTTTGAAGAACGATCCAAATTAATGCATAAAGCAGCCGATGTACTGCGCAACAACAAAGATAAGTATGCACAGATCATGACCGATGAGATGGGTAAGACCAAGCAACAAGCCATCGCCGAGGTAGAAAAGTGTGCCCTCTGCTGCGAATATTATGCAGAGCATGCAGCCAAGTTTCTGGCCGATGAACCTTTGCCTATTGACGAAGGGGAAGCCTATATTGCCTACGATCCTATGGGTGCGGTGCTGGCTATTATGCCCTGGAATTTCCCCTACTGGCAGGTGATCCGCTTTGCTGCCCCGGCTCTGATGGCAGGCAATGTGGGTATTCTCAAGCATGCTTCCAATGTACCTCAATGTGCCTTGGCACTGGAAGAAGTCTTCCGCGAAGCTGGTTTTCCCCCTGGCTGTTTTCAATCTTTATTGATTCCCAGCAAGAAAGTAAACCACCTCCTGGAAGATCCGCGTATCAAAGCCGCCACCCTTACCGGTAGTGAAGGTGCCGGAAGTAAGGTAGCCGCCAAGGCCGGTCAGGAACTGAAGAAAACTGTGCTGGAACTGGGAGGCAGTGATCCCTTTATTGTATTAGCCGATGCGGATGTGGAGAAAGCCGCCACTACTGCCGTGAAGGCACGTATGCAGAACTGCGGGCAAAGCTGTATTGCTGCCAAACGCTTTATCGTGGTGCAGGAAGTCTACGATCAGTTTATCGCAGTGTTTAAAGAAAAAATGGCGGCCCTAAAACAGGGTGATCCGAATGAGGAAGGCACCGACTACGGCCCCATGGCACGCGAAGACCTGGCCGATGAACTGCTGGAACAGGTAAAGAAATCTGTGGAGAAAGGCGCAGAAGTATTGCTGGGAGGTGACAGACCGGTTAGAGAAGGGGCATTCTTCAATGCTACCATATTGGGCAAGCTCAAACCCGGCATGCCTGCTTATGATGAGGAATTGTTTGGACCGGTAGCCTCGGTATTTAAAGTGAAAGACGAGGAAGAAGCTATCCTCATTGCCAACGATTCTCCTTACGGCTTAGGTGGCTGCGTATGGACCAAAGACATTGAAAAAGGCAAGCGTTTTGTACGACAGGTAGATTCCGGTGCGGTGTATATCAACAAAATGGTGGCCTCCCACCCTGCCCTTCCCTTTGGCGGTGTCAAGAAATCCGGCTACGGACGCGAACTCTCCCACCTGGGCATCCGTGAGTTTGTCAACCAGAAGACGGTGTGGCTGGAGAAGTAG
- the hemE gene encoding uroporphyrinogen decarboxylase: MQLKNDLLLRTIRGEKTERTPVWLMRQAGRILPEYRAVREKMHGFVELVKNPERAAEVTIQPVDILGVDAAIIFSDILVIPEAMGLPYEMVEKRGPYFPKTVRSAADIDRLKVADISGDLAYTPEAIKVTKRELDGRVPLIGFAGAPWTIFAYMVEGSGSKTFSRPRAMLYQEPEMAHRLLQMITDSTIAYLKAQIAAGADVVQVFDSWAGILSTQQYAEFSLSYIARICDAITEVPVTVFAKGAFTSMPDMNALNCATLGLDWNMDIPQMRALFGEGKVLQGNLDPAALYADKATIKKETRQMLDAFGPYRHIANLGHGVYPDIDPDKAKYFIEEVKEYSAEMRS; this comes from the coding sequence ATGCAATTAAAGAACGACTTATTATTAAGAACCATTCGCGGAGAGAAAACGGAGCGTACGCCGGTATGGTTGATGCGTCAGGCAGGTAGAATACTTCCTGAATACCGTGCGGTACGAGAAAAGATGCATGGCTTTGTAGAACTGGTCAAAAATCCGGAACGTGCAGCAGAGGTAACCATACAGCCAGTAGATATACTGGGCGTAGATGCGGCCATTATTTTTTCAGATATACTGGTGATCCCCGAAGCGATGGGCTTGCCCTACGAAATGGTAGAAAAGAGAGGCCCTTACTTTCCCAAAACCGTGCGCTCAGCAGCCGACATAGACCGGCTCAAGGTAGCCGATATCTCCGGCGATCTGGCGTATACGCCTGAAGCCATCAAAGTCACTAAGCGAGAGCTGGATGGTCGTGTACCCCTCATCGGTTTTGCCGGTGCGCCCTGGACCATCTTTGCCTATATGGTAGAAGGTTCGGGCAGCAAGACCTTCTCCCGTCCCAGGGCTATGCTGTATCAGGAGCCGGAGATGGCGCATCGGCTGCTACAGATGATTACCGACAGTACCATTGCCTATCTGAAAGCACAGATAGCCGCCGGTGCTGATGTAGTACAGGTATTTGACTCCTGGGCAGGCATACTTTCCACACAGCAGTATGCAGAATTTTCCTTATCTTACATAGCCAGGATATGCGATGCCATCACCGAGGTGCCGGTAACGGTTTTTGCCAAAGGCGCTTTCACCAGTATGCCTGACATGAATGCACTAAACTGTGCTACCCTTGGGCTGGACTGGAATATGGACATTCCTCAGATGCGCGCGCTCTTTGGAGAGGGCAAAGTATTGCAGGGAAATCTTGATCCCGCTGCTTTATATGCGGATAAGGCAACCATCAAAAAAGAGACCCGACAGATGCTGGATGCTTTTGGTCCTTACCGGCACATTGCCAATCTAGGGCATGGTGTGTACCCCGACATTGATCCCGATAAAGCGAAATACTTTATAGAGGAGGTCAAAGAGTACAGCGCAGAGATGCGCAGCTAA